In one Paracoccus everestensis genomic region, the following are encoded:
- a CDS encoding DUF7146 domain-containing protein — protein sequence MDVLAALRLLGLVEGSGSFTPPSPAEIAKREAEERAEADRAERRALATWREARPITGTVAETYLRGRGITCDLPHTLRFHPDCWHPTAKRYPAVVALIEGLPRAAIHRTYLRPDGSGKAGVEPAKAMQGAAAGGAVRLTEAEGPLVVAEGIETALSLASGLLSRPATIWAALSAPSIASLRLPNIAPHRLTIASDGDKAGQEAAHKLAERADALGWTVSLLPAPQGRDWNDILQMKGASA from the coding sequence ATGGACGTTCTTGCAGCTCTGCGTTTGCTGGGTCTCGTAGAAGGTTCGGGCAGCTTCACGCCTCCCAGCCCGGCAGAGATTGCCAAACGCGAGGCCGAAGAACGTGCTGAGGCGGACAGGGCCGAACGCAGGGCGCTGGCAACCTGGCGTGAAGCCCGGCCTATCACAGGCACCGTGGCTGAAACGTATCTACGCGGTCGCGGGATTACCTGTGATTTGCCCCATACGCTGCGGTTTCATCCTGACTGCTGGCACCCGACTGCAAAGCGCTATCCTGCCGTGGTCGCGCTGATCGAAGGCCTACCACGCGCTGCCATTCATCGCACCTATCTGCGGCCGGATGGTAGCGGCAAGGCCGGGGTAGAACCGGCCAAGGCCATGCAGGGCGCAGCCGCAGGTGGCGCTGTGCGCCTTACCGAAGCCGAGGGGCCACTTGTCGTAGCGGAGGGGATAGAAACCGCTCTGAGCCTCGCCAGCGGCCTGCTTTCGCGGCCTGCCACGATCTGGGCTGCTCTGTCAGCACCAAGCATCGCGTCGCTACGCCTGCCCAACATCGCACCCCACCGGCTCACGATTGCCAGCGATGGCGACAAGGCTGGCCAAGAGGCTGCCCATAAGCTGGCTGAACGCGCCGATGCGCTGGGCTGGACTGTCAGCCTGCTTCCCGCGCCGCAGGGGCGCGACTGGAACGATATTTTGCAGATGAAAGGGGCCAGCGCATGA
- a CDS encoding YfjI family protein — MNAMPEPIPFKAEGPQPLLREIPPGAAYPVHALGPLRQAVEAVQDITQAPLGIAAQSALSVASLAVQGFADVETLGGDAPCSLFCLTIAESGERKSSCDRLLMRGVRDHEKAQAEIYREAAAEFEVAREIWTGKRKRMLSEAVGADKAKATGAEADLRALGAEPRAPLLPSVTAQEPTFEGLLKLFQAGRPALGLFSDEAGGFIGGHAMNSDNKLKTIAGLSQLWNGDTVNRIRSGDGATSYPGRRLAMHLMAQPVAARPLMADPQASGQGFLARFLITEPPTAIGTRLRRGHDVASEVAVSAFTARLSELLAAPMPTGDSPQELTPERLPLSGGAKELLWRFYDAVERAQGQGQQMEHVRAYASKAAEQAARIAGVLTLWADLNASEVSPQAMGWGIELAQFYLGEAQRLAEAGLVSEDTAKAERLRVWLLDSWPHDVVMPSEILNKGPNALRERAKLAGPLGVLVKTGWLAPLPEGEFIRGAARKEAYRIVRIGHAL, encoded by the coding sequence ATGAACGCGATGCCCGAACCGATCCCCTTCAAGGCCGAGGGGCCGCAGCCGCTACTTCGGGAAATCCCTCCCGGGGCAGCATATCCTGTTCATGCTCTCGGGCCGCTGCGGCAGGCTGTAGAGGCGGTGCAGGACATCACCCAGGCTCCGCTCGGCATTGCCGCGCAATCGGCGCTGTCTGTGGCATCACTGGCCGTTCAGGGCTTCGCTGATGTGGAAACGCTAGGCGGTGATGCGCCCTGTTCCCTGTTCTGTCTGACCATCGCAGAAAGCGGCGAACGGAAATCGTCCTGCGACCGGCTGCTGATGCGGGGCGTTCGCGACCATGAGAAAGCGCAGGCCGAGATATACCGCGAAGCGGCTGCCGAATTCGAGGTGGCTCGCGAAATCTGGACCGGCAAACGCAAGCGGATGCTGTCCGAAGCCGTTGGGGCTGACAAGGCAAAGGCTACTGGTGCCGAAGCCGATCTGCGCGCCTTGGGGGCGGAGCCGCGCGCGCCTTTACTCCCCAGCGTGACGGCGCAGGAACCCACCTTTGAGGGGCTGCTGAAACTGTTTCAGGCAGGGCGCCCGGCGCTAGGCCTCTTCTCGGACGAAGCCGGTGGTTTCATCGGCGGCCACGCCATGAACAGCGACAACAAGCTGAAAACCATTGCGGGGCTCTCGCAGCTTTGGAATGGCGACACGGTGAACCGCATACGCTCAGGTGATGGCGCCACCTCCTATCCTGGTCGTCGGCTTGCCATGCACCTGATGGCGCAGCCTGTAGCTGCCCGCCCGCTCATGGCTGATCCGCAGGCATCGGGACAAGGCTTCCTGGCGCGTTTCCTGATCACCGAACCTCCCACTGCCATTGGCACCCGTCTGCGCCGGGGACATGACGTGGCAAGCGAGGTAGCCGTTTCTGCCTTCACGGCGCGGCTCAGTGAATTGCTGGCAGCCCCCATGCCTACGGGTGACAGCCCGCAGGAATTGACGCCTGAGCGCCTTCCCTTGTCAGGCGGGGCAAAGGAACTGCTGTGGCGCTTCTATGACGCGGTGGAACGAGCCCAGGGGCAAGGGCAACAGATGGAGCATGTTCGCGCTTATGCCAGCAAGGCGGCGGAGCAGGCGGCGCGCATTGCCGGGGTGCTGACCCTCTGGGCAGACCTGAATGCTTCCGAGGTATCCCCGCAAGCAATGGGTTGGGGTATCGAGCTGGCGCAATTCTATCTGGGCGAGGCCCAGCGCCTGGCTGAGGCAGGGCTTGTATCGGAGGACACTGCGAAGGCCGAGCGGCTGCGTGTCTGGCTGCTGGATAGCTGGCCGCATGATGTGGTGATGCCGAGCGAGATTTTGAACAAAGGCCCGAACGCACTCCGCGAACGTGCAAAGTTGGCTGGACCGCTGGGCGTGCTGGTCAAGACCGGCTGGCTCGCTCCGCTTCCGGAGGGCGAGTTCATCCGAGGCGCTGCTCGCAAGGAAGCCTATCGGATTGTGAGGATTGGCCATGCTCTTTGA